The genomic DNA TCCGCTCTCCCCCGGCCCACTCAGCCGCGCCCTGCACGGCGGCGTCCCAGCTCTCGTTCCAGGCCCGGCGAAACAAGGCAACGCGGGGAAGCCAAGCAATGCCTTGTGTTCCCATCGGGTCCCATTGCGCGTGTTTCAGCAAGAACATGGCGGTGGGAATCCCCAGGGCCGCCGACAGAATGGCGGTGGCGGTGCCGATGGCCACCACCTTGTCCAGCGAGGCCATCAGGGCGGCCGACCCGTCCAGGTCGTCGAACAGGTCGAGATCGTCGAAATGATGAATCATGGCCCCGGTGCGGCTGGCCGCCTGGGCGATTTCATCCAGATTGGCCCGCGGCTGCAGATTGACGAATTGCACGCCCTTCACGCGCAGCAGGCTGTCTAGCTGATCCAGGCTGGGCAGGAAGGTGGGCAGGCGCGACGGCGTGGCCAGCGTGCTCTTCCAGGCGATGCCGATTTTGGGTTCGCCTCCCAGCGCGTCCAGGCGCGCCTTCCAGGCCGCCGCCTTCTGATGGTCGGCGATCAGATAGGCGTCGCGCTTTGGAAAGCTCTCGACGCTGGGACGGAAAAAGGGAAACAGATCGCCCATCGGCAAATGGGCGTCGATGCTGGGTGCCTTGGGATCAAGCCTGCGGTCCTCAGCCCGGATCAGTGCTTCGGGGAAGGATCGGGCAAAAAGGGAAACCAGCTTCGCGGAACATTCGACCACCACTTGGCCCGCTCGTTCGATCAGGTCGGGAAGGGCCGAGGCAAAGGTGATCTCGTCGCCCACGCCTTGTTCGCGCCAGACCAGAACGGTCTTGCCCTTCAAATCATCCTTGCCGTTCCAACGCGGCGCTTCCAGATGTCGAGAATGACTGGGAAAGCCGGGGAACTCCCAGCGATGGGCGAATTCCTGCCAGCCTGGGGTCAATTGCCCGCAATCGAGCAGGGCCAGGGCCAGGGCATGGCGAACCCCCGCCAAGTCCGGATTGAGCGCCAGGGCGGCGCGGCCCGCCTCGATGGCTTCGCCATGGCGGCCCAGGGAGGTCAGAACCGGCGCCAGCGCTCCCAAAAGCTGGGGATCTCCGGGGGCCTTGCCCAGGGCTTGGCGCAACAGGGTTTCCGCCTTGTCCGGCTGACCCAATCTGTGGGCCAGCGCCGCTCTTTCCTGCGGCCACCCCGACGGGGCTTGCTTCAACAATTCCTGCGCTTCGCCAAATCGCTCTTCCGCCATCAGCAGGCGCAGCAGGGGGCCGAAGGCGTCGGGAAAGCCGGGTGCCAGATCGAGAACGCGGCGGAACTGCGCCTCGGCCTCGTCGGGTCGGCCCAGCGACGCCAGAACCACGGCACGATTAGCCATCGCTTCCGGATAGTGCGGATGGTCTTTCAGCAAAGCGTCCAGATCGATCAGCGCGTCTTTTGAGCGCCCCGTCTGATGCTTAAGAACCGCCAGAAGACGCCTTGCATCTTCATGCCGGGGATGAGCCGACAGAAATTGTCGATAGGTGCGCTCCGCCTCGGCAAGCCTGCCGGCGCGGTGATGATTGAGCGCTTTTGATAAATTAAAATCTGCCACAAAGAAGCCTTACCTCAGCCTGACGAAAGAGTCTCGAAGCAAAAAAATATTAGACCTTGATTTACATCAATATCGCGGCAACACTTTTGGAAAGAAAGAACTAAATACAAGCAACGACTAATATGACCTGGGGAGGTTCCATGTTCAAACGCTTCCGTACCGCAAGCGCCATCCTGCTCGGCGCTTCCATGCTATTTGGTCTCGCGCAAACCGCCAAGGCCGACGACAAGAAGAACGAAAGTCTCTTCAAGAGCGTCTATTCGGAATACAAAAGCGGCAAGATCACGATCGAAGGTGACCATGCCGCCGTGACGGAATTGATCATCAAGCGCGACATTCCGGTCACCTACGAATATATCGCCCAGTTGATGCGGGCACCCAATGCCTTCGGCGCGGGTCCGGCCTGCATCGTCTGCCACGGTTCGACCAATCCCAAGACCAGCTATCGCGGCCTGAACCTGTCCACCTGCGAAGGCATCATGACCGGCGCCACCGAGGAGCCGGCCAGGCGCATCGTGATCGCCGGAGCGCCCAATAAAAGCATGATCCGGCGCATGATCCGCAACAACCGCATGCCGCTGGGCGTTTCCTTCGCCTATCCCACCGACACGCCGGAAATCAACGCGGTCAAGGATTGGATCAATGCAGGCGCCAAGGACGATGCTGCGGGCAAGAAGATCATCGCCCTGTTCAAGAAGCCGGGCGCTTTCGGCACCGAACAAGCCTGCGTCGATTGCCATATGTCGAACGAAGAACCTCCGAGCTTCCACGAGCTGGATTTGACAAGCATCAAGGGAATGATGAAGGGGGCCGATTCGATCGCCAACGCCAAGTTGGGCAAGCCAGCCACGCCGGTGGTCATCCCCGGCAATGCGGCGGATAGCCCGCTTTACCAGCGTCTGGTCGAGAATCGCATGCCGCCCGGCATCGATCCCGGCGAAGATCGCGACCATCCCAACACCCAGCTTCTGCTGCATTGGATCAAGCAAGGGGCCAAGTGCAACTGAAGTTGAGTAATCATAATCAAGAACATGCCTATGCAAGGCGGCGCTTCCTGGCAACGGGGGGCGCCGCTCTTCTGCTTGGCGCATTGCCTTGCAAGGCGATAGCCCAGGAGCGGCATGCGCCGCCCCGCCCCGCCAAAATTCTAGGCAGATGGCAGACCGGCAACCGGCATCTTGTGCCGCCGGGCGTTTTGGACAGCGGCATGGTTTTGGCTGGCGATACGGCGGTTGAATATTGGAGCCTTGAAACCGGCCAAGCCAAACGCCGCTGGTCAATGCCTTTGGGCGACGATCCCGCCACCTTCAAGCCGCGCATCGATGGCGATCTGGCGCTGGTGTCCGGGCGCAACTTTCTGGCGGTCCATGCTCTATCCGATGGGCGCAGGCTGTGGCGTCAGGAACCCAAGAGCGAGGAATTCTCGGTACCCTTGATCGCAGGGGGGCGCGTCTATGTGGGCGACGGTTTCACGCTGCGCTGCTTCGATGCGCGCACCGGGGCCGAACTGTGGTCAACCGTTACCGATCCCGCCATTCGCATCCATTACGGCCCCGCCATCAAGGGCGACACGGTTTATCTATGTCCGGGCGACGGCGTGCTCTACGCCTTTGACGCCGCCAGCGGCAAGATCAAATGGACCGTCGACAAATCCGAACAATGGCAGTATTTGCGCCAGTTGCATTTCTGGGGCGATGTGCTGGTCGGCGGCGGCTATCACGATGAAGTCTGGGGCTTGGCCGCCGATGACGGGCGGGTGCTGTGGCGCTTCGTGGCAGGCAATTTCGTCAATTCGCATCTGGTGTCCGGCAAGGGGGTTTACTTCTGGTCGCCCACCGGCTGGATCTACAAGCTGAATCCCGCCGACGGCCTCGTTCAGTGGCGTCACCATACGGTGGACTATGTGAAGAAGCAGGGATGGAACTGGGCGCCCTTGATGGCCGAATTGGCCGCCACAGAAAGCCGCCTGTTCTGCCTGGACATGAAACATGTGCTGCATGTGCTGGATGTCGAGACCGGCGACGAAACCCACCGCCTGACCCTGCCCGCCTGCCGCGCCTTCGTGACGCCGGGCGACAAGGGGGAAAGCGCCTGGGTGGGCAGCCTGTCCGGCGAGCTTTTGAACCTGGGCATCGGTTAAATAAGCCTATTTTGCCAGTTGCGCGGCGATTTGGCGGGGGGTAGGCTTTGCGCCCCCATTTTCCGAAACTTGGAGTCTTCCATGTCCTTCATCGCCGACCGGCTGTCCGCCATCAAGCCGTCCCCGACCATCGCGGTGACCAACAAGGCCGCCGAGCTGAAAGCCGCCGGGCGCGACGTGATCGGCCTGGGGGCGGGTGAACCCGATTTCGACACGCCCGACAACATCAAGGCGGCGGCCAAGGCGGCCATCGACAAGGGCCTGACCAAATACGGCCCGCCTGCGGGCACCGTGGATCTGCGCAAGGCCATTGCGGCCAAGTTCAAGCGCGAGAACGGGTTGGACTACACGCCCGACCAGATCACGGTTGGCGTTGGCGGCAAGGGCGTCATCTTCAACGCCTTCATGGCCACCATCAATCCGGGCGACGAGGTGATCGTGCCCGCACCCTATTGGGTCAGCTATCCCGACATCGCCCTGATGTTCGGAGGCGTTCCCGTCTTCGTCACCTGTCCCGAGGACAAGGGCTTCAAGCTGCAAGCCGCCGATCTGGAAAAAGCGATCACGCCGAAGACCAAGTGGCTGGTGCTGAATTCGCCGTCCAATCCCACGGGAGCGGCCTATACGGAAAGCGAGCTGCGGGCGCTTTGCGACGTGCTGCTTAAGCATCCGCATGTCTACATCATGTCCGACGACATGTACGAACATCTGGTCTATGACGGTTTCAAGTTCACCACACCGGCCCAGGTCGAACCCAAGCTCTATGACCGCACGCTGACCATGAACGGCGTATCGAAGGCCTATGCCATGACCGGCTGGCGCGTCGGCTATGCCGCCGGTCCGTTGCCGATCATCAAGGCCATCAACATGATCCAGTCGCAGTCGGTGACCCACACTTCGTCGATCAGTCAGGCGGCCGCGGTCGAGGCGTTGAACGGCACCCAAGACTTTATCCCGAAGAACGCCGAAGTGTTCAAGGCGCGCCGCGATCTGGTGGTAAAGCTGCTCAACGAGTGCAAGGGCGTCACCTGCTTGAAGCCCGAAGGCGCATTTTACGTCTATCCGTCCTGTGCGGGCGTCATCGGCAAAAGCTGGAACGGCAAGAAGATCGAGACCGACAGCCAGTTCGTGGAATATCTGCTGGAAGCCGAAGGTGTCGCGGTGGTGCAAGGAGCGGCCTTCGGCCTGTCGCCCTATTTCCGCATTTCCTACGCCACCTCGACCTCGGCCCTTGAAAAGGCCTGTGCCCGCATCAAGAAGTTCTGCGAGGAATTGAAATAAGGATAGCGGCAAGCCCGGATTGCGGGCTGCCTTGGCATCGGCTAAGCTCCCCCCATCAGGATAAAGGGGGAGCGAGGCCATGAATCTGCGTCATCTTGCCAAGACAGCCCTGTTGCTGTTTGCCCTTCCCTTTCCCGCCCTGGCCGGGGAAAGCCAGTTCTGCCTTGATTATGCGAATGGCGCCTGTGCCTCACCCGTTTTGAGCGGCGGTCAAGTCCGTCTTGAAAGCCTGTCTCGCAACGCCAACGGCGATCGCGTGCTGTTTCTGTCCAGCCAGCAGGCGGCCAGTGATGGACAAATCCTGTTTCATCACTGGGAGATGTCGCAGACCGCGCGCGGGCGTGGCGGCGAAGCGCATCGCTGGATCGGCGTTACCCCCGACGAGTCCGCCAAGGCGGCCTTGTCGGCCCAGAATTTGGGGGCAGGGCCAGCCAAGGCCAGCTTCGGTTTCGCCGTCAAGACCGGTGGAAAAAGCTATCGCCTGCATAGCTGGCGCGTGATCTATGGCCCCGGCAAGGTGGCCGCCACTGTCGCTGGCGCAGACGGCCAACCGCTGGGAAATCCAGTCACGCTCGAAATTCTGGAATAAAAAGCGGTCAGCCCGCTTTTTTCGTCTGCGCTTCCATATAGGCGCGCAACACCGCATTCATGCGCGACTGATAACCCTTGCCGTGGCTTTTGAACCAAGCCAGCACATCGCTATCGACGCGCAGCGATAAAGCTGATTTTCCGGGCGGAAAGACGATCTCGGCGTTTTTAAACCATTCCTCGTCCAGGATAGGGGCGGCGTCGGGATCGGAGGCTATCGCCTTCTCGATGTCGGCGTCGGTGAGCGCATCCACCCGCGCCCAATCGGTTCTATCCTTCAGCTGTTTGATCTCTGCGAGTGTATATCTGACGATATGCTCTGATTTCATTGTCTCTGGCCCTTCTTGCCGAGATGATGCGTAAGGCCTCGTCGCGAATGGTATAGACGACGGTCAACATTTTACCGCCTACGTTACCCACAGCCAACCACCGCTTCTCGCTTGCATGGGCCGAGGGCAGGTTCAAGAACTCGTTCTCGAAAACATGCGCCGCTAGAACGAAGTCAATGCCATGCTTGGCAAGGTTGGCTTCTCTCTTGTTCTCGTCCCATTCAAAAAGCATTGTATCTACGTTT from Alphaproteobacteria bacterium includes the following:
- a CDS encoding BrnT family toxin translates to MLFEWDENKREANLAKHGIDFVLAAHVFENEFLNLPSAHASEKRWLAVGNVGGKMLTVVYTIRDEALRIISARRARDNEIRAYRQIYTRRDQTAEG
- a CDS encoding tetratricopeptide repeat protein, with the translated sequence MADFNLSKALNHHRAGRLAEAERTYRQFLSAHPRHEDARRLLAVLKHQTGRSKDALIDLDALLKDHPHYPEAMANRAVVLASLGRPDEAEAQFRRVLDLAPGFPDAFGPLLRLLMAEERFGEAQELLKQAPSGWPQERAALAHRLGQPDKAETLLRQALGKAPGDPQLLGALAPVLTSLGRHGEAIEAGRAALALNPDLAGVRHALALALLDCGQLTPGWQEFAHRWEFPGFPSHSRHLEAPRWNGKDDLKGKTVLVWREQGVGDEITFASALPDLIERAGQVVVECSAKLVSLFARSFPEALIRAEDRRLDPKAPSIDAHLPMGDLFPFFRPSVESFPKRDAYLIADHQKAAAWKARLDALGGEPKIGIAWKSTLATPSRLPTFLPSLDQLDSLLRVKGVQFVNLQPRANLDEIAQAASRTGAMIHHFDDLDLFDDLDGSAALMASLDKVVAIGTATAILSAALGIPTAMFLLKHAQWDPMGTQGIAWLPRVALFRRAWNESWDAAVQGAAEWAGGERISKAATPAPKNIGIGASGAEALLDQATAAHLAGLKDQAESLYRLVLERDPDRAEALVNLAALQDESGRTPAAIQLLEQARRKHPNEPAIHDNLGRMLIRQDRLEEAVAPLSDALRLEPANAPLMNDLGNALRLLGRLDESDYWLAKAVKTAPAVMQARFNYAKTLRELGRCQEALAQLRTIAHPDPFTLWEIGATCLQMGDLQRGWAGIEYRPGGWCGKNLPDCRGKTVFVQAEQGVGDVLIYGSALADLLKQAERVYLAAPKKLHALLARSFPDILPLDEKEPPPAHHLALPLGSLFHFFRPSLDSFQASSPFLKADPAKASKWKKRLAELGPGKKVGMAWRSTQVTRERARHFPGHPSALAPLLALQGVVAINLQAQARPEELNGLASFADCDLFDDLDETAALISALDGVAVNGSAIGMLAGGLGVPTALLLRAHASWDRLGTDHLPWLPAAKLFDCAWNEPWETAASKAAEWVKALPPRSNV
- a CDS encoding pyridoxal phosphate-dependent aminotransferase, with amino-acid sequence MSFIADRLSAIKPSPTIAVTNKAAELKAAGRDVIGLGAGEPDFDTPDNIKAAAKAAIDKGLTKYGPPAGTVDLRKAIAAKFKRENGLDYTPDQITVGVGGKGVIFNAFMATINPGDEVIVPAPYWVSYPDIALMFGGVPVFVTCPEDKGFKLQAADLEKAITPKTKWLVLNSPSNPTGAAYTESELRALCDVLLKHPHVYIMSDDMYEHLVYDGFKFTTPAQVEPKLYDRTLTMNGVSKAYAMTGWRVGYAAGPLPIIKAINMIQSQSVTHTSSISQAAAVEALNGTQDFIPKNAEVFKARRDLVVKLLNECKGVTCLKPEGAFYVYPSCAGVIGKSWNGKKIETDSQFVEYLLEAEGVAVVQGAAFGLSPYFRISYATSTSALEKACARIKKFCEELK
- a CDS encoding BrnA antitoxin family protein, translated to MKSEHIVRYTLAEIKQLKDRTDWARVDALTDADIEKAIASDPDAAPILDEEWFKNAEIVFPPGKSALSLRVDSDVLAWFKSHGKGYQSRMNAVLRAYMEAQTKKAG
- a CDS encoding PQQ-like beta-propeller repeat protein; this translates as MSNHNQEHAYARRRFLATGGAALLLGALPCKAIAQERHAPPRPAKILGRWQTGNRHLVPPGVLDSGMVLAGDTAVEYWSLETGQAKRRWSMPLGDDPATFKPRIDGDLALVSGRNFLAVHALSDGRRLWRQEPKSEEFSVPLIAGGRVYVGDGFTLRCFDARTGAELWSTVTDPAIRIHYGPAIKGDTVYLCPGDGVLYAFDAASGKIKWTVDKSEQWQYLRQLHFWGDVLVGGGYHDEVWGLAADDGRVLWRFVAGNFVNSHLVSGKGVYFWSPTGWIYKLNPADGLVQWRHHTVDYVKKQGWNWAPLMAELAATESRLFCLDMKHVLHVLDVETGDETHRLTLPACRAFVTPGDKGESAWVGSLSGELLNLGIG